A part of Streptomyces sp. NBC_00557 genomic DNA contains:
- a CDS encoding aldo/keto reductase, protein MQYVKLGSTGLDVSRICLGCMTYGLPDRGVHEWTLDEDASRPLIRQALEAGINFFDTANVYSDGTSEEIVGKALRDFADRDEIVLATKVNGRMRPGPNGAGLSRKAIMTEIDHSLRRLGTDYVDLYQIHRFDHATPVEETMEALHDLVKAGKVRYIGASSMYAWQFAKLQHTAERHGWTKFVSMQNHYNLLYREEEREMLPLCADQGVGVLPWSPLAWGRLTRDWGTVTERSANDNFGSRLYLDSDRSIVEAVTRIANDRGVPRAQVALAWLLHQDTVVAPIVGAAKPHHIEDAVAAVELELTEKEIEELQQPYTPRAISGH, encoded by the coding sequence ATGCAGTACGTGAAGCTCGGTTCGACGGGCCTGGACGTCTCGCGGATCTGTCTGGGCTGCATGACCTACGGCCTGCCCGACCGCGGCGTCCACGAGTGGACGCTCGACGAGGACGCGTCCCGCCCGCTCATCCGGCAGGCGCTGGAGGCGGGCATCAACTTCTTCGACACCGCGAACGTCTACTCCGACGGCACCAGCGAGGAGATCGTCGGCAAGGCGCTGCGCGACTTCGCCGACCGCGACGAGATCGTGCTGGCCACCAAGGTGAACGGCCGGATGCGGCCGGGCCCCAACGGGGCCGGGCTGTCCCGCAAGGCGATCATGACCGAGATCGACCACAGCCTGCGCCGCCTCGGCACCGACTACGTCGACCTCTACCAGATCCACCGCTTCGACCACGCGACCCCCGTCGAGGAGACGATGGAGGCCCTGCACGACCTGGTCAAGGCCGGCAAGGTCCGCTACATCGGGGCGAGTTCCATGTACGCCTGGCAGTTCGCCAAGCTGCAGCACACCGCCGAGCGGCACGGCTGGACGAAGTTCGTGTCCATGCAGAACCACTACAACCTGCTCTACCGCGAGGAGGAGCGGGAGATGCTGCCGCTCTGCGCCGACCAGGGCGTCGGGGTGCTCCCGTGGAGCCCGCTCGCCTGGGGCCGGCTCACCCGCGACTGGGGCACGGTCACCGAACGCAGCGCCAACGACAACTTCGGCAGCCGCCTCTACCTGGACAGCGACCGCTCCATCGTCGAGGCCGTCACCCGGATCGCGAACGACCGGGGCGTGCCCCGCGCCCAGGTGGCCCTCGCCTGGCTGCTGCACCAGGACACGGTGGTGGCCCCGATCGTCGGCGCCGCCAAGCCCCACCACATCGAAGACGCGGTGGCGGCCGTGGAACTGGAGCTGACCGAGAAGGAGATCGAGGAGCTGCAGCAGCCCTACACCCCGCGCGCGATCAGCGGGCACTGA
- a CDS encoding endo alpha-1,4 polygalactosaminidase, which yields MALTVTVPAAVGCGSGAGGGSAAEARSARPAAVRLPPRHAGFDYQIGGAYPPPAGVRIVSRDRSDSPAPGLYNICYVNAFQAQPEERASWPADLLLRDARGRVVIDGDWNEALLDLRTPAKRERAAQRVNRWIDGCAEKGFDAVEPDNYDSYTRSRHLLSAADATAFMTLLSRHAHGRRLAVAQKNTAGLAGARRRAGPDFAVTEECGQYDECEVYAKAFDDRVLDVEYTASGLRSAVAHWGGRLSVVRRDRAVSTPGSRGYVREAG from the coding sequence ATGGCCCTGACCGTCACCGTGCCGGCGGCCGTCGGATGCGGCTCCGGAGCCGGTGGCGGTTCCGCCGCCGAGGCGCGGTCCGCACGGCCCGCCGCGGTGCGGCTGCCTCCGCGGCACGCGGGGTTCGACTACCAGATCGGCGGCGCCTATCCCCCGCCCGCGGGCGTGCGGATCGTCAGCCGCGACCGCTCCGACTCCCCCGCGCCGGGCCTGTACAACATCTGCTACGTCAACGCCTTCCAGGCCCAGCCCGAAGAGCGCGCCTCCTGGCCGGCCGACCTGCTCCTGCGCGACGCACGCGGCCGGGTCGTGATCGACGGGGACTGGAACGAGGCCCTGCTCGACCTGCGCACCCCGGCCAAGCGGGAACGCGCGGCCCAGCGGGTGAACCGGTGGATCGACGGCTGCGCCGAGAAGGGCTTCGACGCCGTCGAGCCGGACAACTACGACAGCTACACCCGCTCCCGCCACCTGCTCAGCGCCGCCGACGCCACCGCCTTCATGACCCTGCTGTCCCGCCATGCGCACGGCCGGCGTCTGGCGGTGGCGCAGAAGAACACCGCCGGGCTGGCCGGTGCCCGTCGCCGGGCCGGGCCGGACTTCGCGGTGACGGAGGAGTGCGGGCAGTACGACGAGTGCGAGGTGTACGCGAAGGCGTTCGACGACCGGGTCCTGGACGTCGAGTACACCGCGTCCGGTCTGCGCTCGGCGGTCGCCCACTGGGGTGGCCGGCTGAGCGTCGTACGGCGGGACAGGGCGGTGTCCACTCCGGGGAGCAGGGGATACGTGCGGGAGGCCGGCTGA